A single region of the Sphingobium sp. EP60837 genome encodes:
- a CDS encoding class I SAM-dependent methyltransferase, which produces MITFQRVAKAAGKHLTRTMLALRKAIGARANRACPACGRGVVGFFRYGDNAEWGCPNCGASPRERLMNHLIEGKVLQVPAEGAILHMAPNEGSLVRRFSTAADYTPADLDPDRYSVQGMRRVDLMALADEERYDLFYASHVMEHVPDDHAVLRNIHRALKPGGEAWLIVPLWAKPTEDGSFDIPPRERERRFGQWDHVRQYGPDFADRIRAAGFELEEIDASGIDPDTRHFYALDDRLFRARKPVGAAAR; this is translated from the coding sequence GTGATTACTTTCCAGCGGGTGGCGAAAGCCGCCGGCAAGCATCTGACCCGAACCATGCTCGCGCTGCGCAAGGCGATCGGCGCGCGTGCGAACCGTGCATGTCCTGCCTGCGGGCGGGGCGTGGTGGGCTTTTTCCGTTATGGCGACAATGCCGAATGGGGCTGCCCCAATTGCGGCGCGTCCCCACGCGAGCGGCTGATGAACCATCTCATTGAGGGTAAGGTGCTGCAGGTGCCGGCGGAGGGCGCGATCCTGCACATGGCCCCGAATGAAGGCAGCCTAGTGCGCCGCTTCTCCACTGCCGCCGATTACACGCCTGCCGATCTTGATCCGGACCGTTACAGCGTACAGGGCATGCGGCGCGTCGATCTGATGGCGCTGGCTGACGAGGAACGGTACGACCTCTTCTATGCCAGCCATGTCATGGAGCATGTGCCGGACGATCATGCCGTTTTGCGCAATATTCACCGGGCGCTGAAGCCCGGCGGTGAAGCCTGGCTGATCGTGCCGCTGTGGGCCAAGCCTACCGAGGACGGCAGTTTCGATATTCCGCCGCGTGAGCGGGAGCGCCGCTTCGGTCAGTGGGATCATGTCCGCCAATATGGGCCGGACTTCGCCGACCGGATTCGCGCGGCGGGGTTTGAGCTGGAGGAAATCGACGCCAGCGGTATCGATCCGGATACTCGACACTTTTACGCGCTCGACGACCGCCTGTTCCGCGCCCGCAAGCCGGTAGGAGCCGCCGCGCGGTGA
- a CDS encoding sugar transferase has protein sequence MTVSKEIVRARLYLLCLLGDLAGLFLSFLLANWLVLGALLGEPGKPHGLVMFAMVAPLYILLAVQGGAYGIHMLDNIRRGIVRGLLALAQAALLMLLIVYLGKIAEQLSRLTFITGLGFSAVSVALVRLAISRLGARLLGEVPHLTAVIMDGVEIETRPHMELIDADAANLRPERHDADMAARLAAAVGMAERVIVACPMERMSDWSVALKSLSARGEIVVPELLRFAPARVDEFDGQPTIIVAGGPFQFRDRIIKRIFDIIVATVATLAISPVLIAAALAVRLTSPGPIIFKQPRIGRDARPFNIYKFRSMRTDASDRKADKLTARDDDRVTSVGRFLRRTSIDELPQLFNVLRGDMSIVGPRPHAAAAKAGDSLYWEVDDRYWERHCIKPGMTGLAQVRGHRGSTDHHQDLIDRLQSDLEYVTKWSIWRDLRIIFATIGVLVHHKAY, from the coding sequence GTGACAGTTTCGAAGGAAATAGTTCGAGCGCGGCTATATCTGCTCTGCCTCCTTGGGGATTTGGCGGGGCTGTTCCTGTCCTTCCTGCTCGCCAACTGGCTGGTGTTGGGGGCGTTGCTGGGTGAGCCAGGCAAGCCGCATGGCCTGGTGATGTTCGCGATGGTCGCGCCGCTCTATATCCTGCTGGCCGTGCAGGGCGGCGCTTATGGCATCCATATGCTGGATAATATCCGCCGCGGCATTGTCCGCGGCCTGCTCGCCCTGGCGCAAGCAGCGCTCCTGATGCTGCTGATCGTCTATCTGGGCAAGATCGCGGAGCAACTGTCCCGTCTCACCTTCATTACAGGGCTCGGCTTTTCGGCGGTCAGCGTGGCGCTGGTCCGGCTGGCCATCAGCCGCCTCGGCGCGCGGCTGCTGGGGGAGGTGCCGCATCTTACCGCCGTCATCATGGATGGCGTGGAAATCGAAACCCGGCCGCACATGGAGTTGATTGACGCTGACGCCGCTAACTTGCGTCCGGAACGTCACGACGCCGATATGGCTGCGCGACTTGCGGCGGCGGTCGGCATGGCCGAACGCGTGATCGTCGCCTGTCCCATGGAGCGGATGAGCGATTGGTCGGTCGCGCTCAAGTCCCTGTCGGCGCGCGGCGAAATCGTCGTGCCAGAACTGTTGCGCTTCGCCCCGGCGCGCGTTGACGAGTTCGATGGGCAACCGACGATCATCGTTGCTGGTGGACCGTTCCAGTTCCGTGACCGCATCATCAAACGGATCTTCGACATAATCGTTGCTACTGTGGCTACGCTGGCCATATCTCCGGTGTTGATTGCCGCAGCTCTGGCGGTGAGGCTGACCAGCCCTGGCCCGATCATTTTCAAGCAGCCCCGTATCGGTCGCGACGCCCGTCCGTTCAACATATACAAATTCCGGTCGATGCGGACCGACGCAAGCGATCGCAAGGCTGACAAGCTCACGGCGCGGGACGACGATCGGGTAACCAGCGTCGGGCGTTTCCTCCGCCGAACCAGCATTGACGAATTGCCCCAGCTTTTCAACGTACTACGCGGGGACATGAGCATCGTCGGCCCCCGGCCGCATGCCGCAGCCGCCAAGGCAGGCGACAGCCTCTATTGGGAGGTGGACGATCGTTATTGGGAGCGTCACTGCATCAAGCCCGGCATGACCGGCCTGGCGCAAGTGCGTGGCCATCGCGGATCGACGGACCATCATCAGGACCTGATCGACCGGCTTCAGTCGGATCTGGAATATGTCACCAAATGGTCGATCTGGCGGGACCTGCGGATCATCTTCGCGACGATCGGCGTGCTTGTGCATCACAAGGCTTATTGA
- a CDS encoding glycosyltransferase: MRGIDLFLTLVVMLSLGAVLWPFLFYPLILRMLTTRPEQPGQGQPPSASLLFCAYNEAVAMPEKLANLAMLKRRHPQLQILAFDDGSSDDTAALIAAQGDLVTLVQGPGRSGKAHGMKRLAARARGDVLIFTDANVLLDAEAIDNLLARYADPQVGGVLGSLHYMGEGKSATASVGSLYWRIEERLKDEESRTGNVLGADGSIFSIRRALYPDFPDSVLDDLTVSMAVIFAGKRLVKAKDVIARERLVAARGDEYRRKVRIAARAWHTHGHLRPQLRRMSAIDRFKYASRKIVRWFGGLFILTAVMAAFALALRIAPLLAMVGVTLALILLALGLRSKGGPVAAVVDILIAYAATLQGVFKAMSGRTVTVWNPAKSR; the protein is encoded by the coding sequence ATGCGCGGCATTGATCTGTTCCTGACGTTGGTCGTCATGCTTTCCCTGGGAGCGGTGCTGTGGCCGTTCCTTTTTTATCCCCTGATCCTGCGCATGCTGACGACCCGGCCGGAGCAGCCGGGGCAAGGGCAACCGCCATCGGCATCGCTTCTTTTCTGCGCCTATAATGAGGCGGTGGCGATGCCTGAGAAGCTCGCCAATCTGGCGATGCTGAAACGACGTCACCCGCAGCTTCAGATACTCGCCTTCGATGACGGCTCCTCCGACGACACCGCTGCGCTGATTGCTGCGCAGGGCGACTTGGTGACGCTGGTCCAAGGTCCTGGGCGCAGCGGCAAGGCCCATGGCATGAAGCGGTTGGCGGCGCGGGCGCGGGGTGATGTGCTGATTTTCACCGACGCCAATGTCCTGCTGGATGCTGAGGCCATCGACAATCTTCTTGCCCGCTATGCTGACCCGCAGGTTGGCGGCGTGCTGGGCTCGCTCCACTATATGGGGGAGGGGAAGAGCGCGACGGCGTCAGTCGGTTCGCTCTATTGGCGCATTGAGGAGCGGTTGAAGGACGAGGAATCGCGGACGGGCAATGTGCTTGGGGCGGATGGCTCTATTTTTTCCATCCGGCGCGCGCTTTACCCTGATTTTCCCGACAGCGTCCTTGATGACCTTACTGTTTCCATGGCGGTGATATTCGCGGGCAAGCGATTGGTGAAGGCGAAGGACGTCATTGCCCGCGAACGGCTGGTTGCGGCGCGCGGTGATGAATATCGGCGCAAGGTTCGGATTGCGGCGCGTGCCTGGCACACCCACGGCCATTTGCGCCCACAATTGCGGCGAATGAGTGCCATCGATCGCTTCAAATATGCTTCGCGCAAAATCGTGCGGTGGTTTGGCGGGCTGTTCATCCTGACCGCCGTCATGGCGGCCTTCGCGCTGGCGCTGCGTATCGCGCCGCTGTTAGCGATGGTGGGAGTGACGCTGGCCCTTATCCTGCTGGCGCTGGGTCTGCGGTCGAAGGGTGGCCCGGTAGCCGCTGTGGTGGATATCCTCATTGCCTATGCTGCTACTCTCCAGGGTGTGTTCAAGGCGATGAGCGGCCGCACAGTCACCGTCTGGAATCCGGCCAAGTCGCGCTGA